The Microbacterium sp. SORGH_AS_0862 genome has a segment encoding these proteins:
- a CDS encoding 8-oxo-dGTP diphosphatase has protein sequence MAIRDVCVVYILRGHASDAQVLLGYKRTGMGLGRVVGIGGKAEPGESVVDAAVREVREETGLGIDPALLEPVGRLVYRFPSRDGWSQRSHVFIYRAPVGEPVETEEIVPAWFGLDEVPYDRMWDDARRWLPGVLRGGTAYGSYTFGDDLATVVAESPGTPAA, from the coding sequence ATGGCCATCCGCGACGTCTGCGTCGTCTACATCCTGCGCGGGCACGCGTCGGATGCGCAGGTGCTGCTCGGCTACAAGCGCACGGGCATGGGGCTGGGGCGCGTCGTGGGCATCGGAGGCAAGGCCGAACCCGGTGAGAGCGTCGTCGACGCGGCCGTGCGCGAGGTGCGCGAGGAGACCGGCCTCGGGATCGACCCCGCTCTGCTGGAGCCGGTGGGCCGGCTCGTCTACCGCTTCCCCTCCCGCGACGGCTGGTCGCAGCGCTCGCACGTCTTCATCTACCGGGCACCGGTGGGCGAGCCCGTCGAGACGGAAGAGATCGTGCCGGCCTGGTTCGGCCTCGACGAGGTGCCCTACGACCGCATGTGGGACGACGCGCGCCGGTGGCTGCCCGGAGTGCTTCGCGGCGGCACCGCGTACGGGAGCTACACGTTCGGCGACGACCTCGCGACGGTCGTGGCCGAGTCTCCCGGCACACCCGCAGCGTGA
- a CDS encoding glycoside hydrolase family 1 protein — MSAGNADFRDSGLVFPPGFTFGSATASYQVEGAAAEDGRGPSIWDTFSHTPGRVWNGDTGDVACDHYHRWESDLDLMAELGLDAYRFSIAWPRIMPTGTGEVNRAGIDFYSRLVDGLLERGIRPVATLYHWDLPQPLEDAGGWPVRATADAFERYAEVMGAALGDRVHTWTTLNEPWCSAYLGYGQGGHAPGRHEPAAALAAVHHLNLAHGRAVQALRATSTGDPQYSVTLNFHVLRGAGERSAEAVRRIDALANRAFTHPMLKGEYPADLLEDTASVTDWSFVRDGDLERINQPIDVLGVNYYSTATVRLWDGSSPRQQNDGHKASAGGTAWPGSDQLVEFVEQPGPYTEMGWNIAPEGLEELLLALRDEFPAQPLMITENGAAFADDVAPDGAVHDAERVDYLQRHLTAAHRALEQGVDLRGYFVWSLLDNFEWGYGYAKRFGVVRVDFDTLERTVKDSGLWYRRLARSRAIPAADELG; from the coding sequence ATGAGCGCGGGCAACGCGGATTTCCGAGACAGCGGCCTGGTGTTCCCTCCCGGATTCACGTTCGGGTCCGCGACGGCCTCGTATCAGGTGGAGGGGGCCGCCGCGGAAGACGGTCGCGGCCCCTCGATCTGGGACACCTTCAGCCACACGCCCGGTCGGGTGTGGAACGGCGACACCGGCGATGTGGCGTGCGACCACTACCACCGCTGGGAGAGCGACCTCGATCTGATGGCCGAGCTGGGGCTGGACGCCTACCGGTTCTCGATCGCGTGGCCGCGGATCATGCCCACCGGCACGGGCGAGGTCAACCGAGCCGGCATCGACTTCTACTCGCGGCTGGTCGACGGGCTCCTCGAGCGCGGCATCCGTCCCGTGGCGACCCTCTATCACTGGGACCTGCCGCAGCCGCTGGAGGATGCGGGCGGGTGGCCCGTGCGGGCGACTGCCGACGCCTTCGAGCGCTATGCCGAGGTCATGGGCGCGGCCCTCGGCGACCGGGTGCACACCTGGACGACGCTGAACGAGCCGTGGTGCTCCGCCTACCTCGGCTACGGCCAGGGCGGTCACGCCCCCGGCCGCCACGAGCCCGCGGCGGCACTCGCTGCCGTGCACCACCTGAACCTCGCCCACGGCCGCGCCGTCCAGGCGTTGCGCGCCACCTCGACGGGCGATCCCCAGTACTCCGTCACGCTCAACTTCCACGTCCTGCGCGGCGCGGGCGAGCGGTCGGCGGAGGCCGTGCGTCGCATCGACGCGCTCGCGAACCGCGCGTTCACGCATCCCATGCTGAAGGGCGAGTATCCCGCCGATCTGCTGGAGGACACCGCATCCGTCACGGACTGGTCGTTCGTGCGGGACGGCGACCTGGAACGGATCAATCAGCCCATCGACGTGCTCGGCGTCAACTATTACTCGACGGCGACCGTGCGTCTGTGGGACGGCTCCTCGCCGCGCCAGCAGAACGACGGGCACAAGGCAAGCGCGGGCGGGACGGCCTGGCCCGGCAGCGACCAGCTCGTCGAGTTCGTCGAGCAGCCGGGTCCGTACACGGAGATGGGCTGGAACATCGCGCCGGAAGGACTCGAGGAGCTGCTGCTGGCGCTTCGGGACGAGTTCCCGGCGCAGCCGCTCATGATCACGGAGAACGGCGCCGCCTTCGCGGATGACGTCGCGCCGGACGGGGCGGTGCACGACGCCGAGCGCGTCGACTACCTGCAGCGTCACCTCACCGCCGCGCACCGTGCCCTCGAGCAGGGCGTGGACCTCCGCGGATACTTCGTGTGGTCGCTGCTGGACAACTTCGAGTGGGGCTACGGCTACGCGAAGCGGTTCGGCGTGGTGCGCGTCGATTTCGACACCCTCGAGCGGACGGTCAAGGACTCGGGGCTCTGGTACCGGCGCCTCGCGCGCAGCCGCGCGATCCCGGCCGCGGACGAGCTCGGTTGA
- a CDS encoding SMC family ATPase — protein MRLHRLELAGFGPFRDRQIVDFDAFADDGIFLITGRTGAGKSSVLDGVAFALYGNVPRYDGPDKRLRSDHCAVEDPTEVSLDFTVGDVRWRVVRSPEYARPKLRGGGMTTEPARAELFELVDDVWIGRASRPRDVAEILDRVLGLNLQQFQQVILLAQNKFSRFLLARNDERQALLRTLFGTRRYEDYARELDDRRRDTQQQLRERGVHAEALLAEAELLVDEEAEPSASEDLAARREAVRTAAERARYRVETAEIARAKADEAWTAAAADLALRERQRQAQRARDEADARLAALEAAADVVAQARVERDRALAAETLRGALERAARTGLAARAAETEATAADDEWLAAGEDPAADLDATEEELTGELARVDAAVESQRQLDALDAELALATGALADAGETLRRLSAESTEVPVRREALRAARAEAAVEAGRIAEGESAVEAARLRQEAGRRASDADARLTAAEAAYTAALDASAAASAALARLMRRRVAERAGELAAALVPGEPCAVCGSTEHPHPAPRAHDAVTDDTITDAEGAVMRARADETHAAEEARRLRDELTEARTVAGGAGAEELDRALADAEEQLQRAHGAEARLRETERYLALIDAQEADLAAAVESAMRDERDAATRVTALEARRQEIAQTVERAREEFESVADRRAVLVEKRERARRRRSALAALALAQEAADAAAVEAAEGAEQAGFTDPLDAADALRSRAETAALVERVQTHERDLALVRARLLELQLELAGVPEGPVELDEARQKAEDADRARGHAIAELSRVLSAADRLSDLVVRIDEAYASVAELAQEAAVVTRLADTLLGRAPNTRRMPLETFVLAAELEEIVIAANVRLAEMSAGRYSLHHSDALAARGAASGLGIEVMDAFTGQLRPPQSLSGGETFLASLSLALGLAEVVTARAGGMRLDTLFIDEGFGSLDAETLELAMSVLDELRAGGRTVGVISHVEAMKDQLPAQLTIEATPQGPSIIRQR, from the coding sequence GTGAGGCTCCACCGGCTCGAGCTCGCGGGTTTCGGCCCGTTCCGCGATCGGCAGATCGTCGACTTCGACGCGTTCGCCGACGACGGCATCTTCCTCATCACCGGCCGCACGGGCGCCGGGAAGTCGAGCGTTCTCGACGGTGTCGCGTTCGCCCTCTACGGCAACGTGCCGCGTTACGACGGCCCCGACAAGCGTCTGCGCAGCGATCACTGCGCGGTGGAGGATCCCACCGAGGTGAGCCTCGACTTCACGGTGGGTGACGTCCGCTGGCGCGTCGTCCGCTCGCCCGAGTATGCCCGCCCGAAGCTGCGCGGCGGCGGGATGACGACGGAGCCGGCGCGCGCCGAGCTGTTCGAGCTCGTCGACGACGTCTGGATCGGCCGCGCGTCGCGTCCGCGCGATGTCGCCGAGATCCTCGATCGGGTGCTCGGATTGAACCTGCAGCAGTTCCAGCAGGTCATCCTGCTCGCGCAGAACAAGTTCTCCCGTTTTCTGCTGGCGCGCAACGACGAGCGCCAGGCGCTGCTGCGCACCCTGTTCGGAACCCGGCGCTACGAGGACTACGCCCGCGAGCTCGACGATCGTCGGCGCGACACGCAGCAACAGCTCCGGGAGCGGGGCGTGCACGCCGAGGCGTTGCTGGCCGAAGCCGAGCTGCTCGTCGACGAAGAGGCCGAGCCTTCCGCATCCGAGGATCTCGCCGCGCGGCGAGAAGCGGTGCGCACCGCGGCGGAGCGGGCGCGCTACCGGGTCGAGACGGCCGAGATCGCGCGGGCGAAGGCCGACGAGGCGTGGACCGCGGCCGCCGCCGACCTCGCGCTTCGCGAGCGCCAGCGCCAGGCGCAACGCGCCCGCGACGAGGCGGACGCCCGACTCGCGGCGCTCGAAGCCGCCGCCGACGTCGTCGCGCAGGCGCGCGTCGAACGCGACCGCGCGCTCGCGGCCGAGACACTGCGCGGTGCCCTCGAACGCGCCGCCCGGACGGGTCTCGCCGCCCGGGCGGCCGAGACCGAGGCCACAGCGGCCGATGACGAATGGCTCGCCGCCGGTGAGGACCCGGCCGCGGATCTCGACGCGACCGAGGAGGAGCTGACGGGTGAGCTGGCCCGCGTCGACGCCGCGGTCGAGAGCCAGCGTCAGCTGGACGCCCTGGATGCGGAGCTCGCGCTCGCCACCGGTGCCCTCGCCGATGCGGGCGAGACACTGCGGCGCCTGAGCGCCGAATCGACAGAGGTGCCGGTTCGCCGTGAGGCCCTGCGCGCAGCCCGGGCCGAAGCCGCCGTCGAAGCGGGCCGGATCGCAGAGGGGGAGAGCGCTGTCGAGGCTGCGCGGCTGCGGCAGGAGGCGGGCCGCCGGGCATCGGATGCGGACGCCCGGCTCACCGCCGCCGAAGCCGCCTACACCGCGGCGCTCGACGCGTCGGCGGCGGCATCCGCGGCACTCGCGCGTCTGATGCGTCGACGGGTCGCGGAGCGCGCGGGCGAGCTCGCGGCAGCGCTGGTGCCCGGCGAACCCTGTGCCGTCTGCGGTTCCACCGAGCACCCGCATCCTGCGCCGCGCGCCCACGATGCCGTCACGGACGACACGATCACCGACGCCGAGGGCGCCGTCATGCGAGCGCGCGCGGACGAGACACATGCCGCGGAGGAGGCGCGCCGTCTTCGGGACGAGCTCACCGAGGCGCGCACGGTCGCGGGAGGCGCCGGCGCCGAGGAGCTCGACCGGGCGCTCGCCGACGCCGAGGAACAACTGCAGCGCGCACACGGGGCCGAGGCGCGCCTTCGTGAGACCGAGCGTTACCTCGCGCTCATCGACGCGCAGGAGGCCGATCTCGCCGCAGCGGTCGAGAGCGCGATGCGCGACGAGCGTGACGCTGCGACGCGCGTCACCGCGCTGGAGGCGCGTCGGCAGGAGATCGCGCAGACCGTCGAGCGTGCGCGCGAGGAGTTCGAGAGCGTGGCCGACCGCCGCGCCGTCCTCGTCGAGAAACGCGAGCGTGCGCGTCGCCGACGCAGCGCGCTGGCGGCGCTCGCGCTCGCCCAGGAGGCGGCGGATGCGGCAGCGGTCGAGGCCGCCGAGGGTGCCGAGCAGGCGGGTTTCACCGATCCGCTGGACGCCGCCGACGCCCTGCGCTCGCGCGCGGAGACGGCGGCGCTGGTCGAAAGGGTCCAGACGCACGAGCGCGATCTCGCACTGGTGCGCGCGCGTCTGCTCGAGCTGCAGCTCGAGCTGGCCGGCGTGCCGGAGGGGCCCGTCGAGCTCGATGAGGCGAGACAGAAGGCCGAGGATGCGGACCGGGCGCGCGGACATGCGATCGCGGAGCTCAGCCGGGTCCTCTCCGCCGCGGATCGGCTGAGCGATCTCGTCGTGCGCATCGACGAGGCCTACGCGTCGGTGGCCGAACTCGCCCAGGAGGCGGCGGTCGTCACGCGGCTCGCCGACACCCTGCTCGGGCGTGCGCCGAACACGCGGCGGATGCCACTCGAGACGTTCGTGCTGGCGGCCGAGCTGGAGGAGATCGTCATCGCGGCCAACGTGCGTTTGGCCGAGATGTCGGCGGGTCGGTACAGCCTCCACCACTCCGATGCGCTGGCCGCGCGCGGCGCCGCATCCGGGCTCGGGATAGAGGTCATGGACGCGTTCACCGGGCAGCTGCGCCCGCCGCAGTCGCTGTCGGGCGGCGAGACGTTCCTCGCTTCGCTGTCGCTCGCGCTGGGGCTCGCCGAGGTGGTCACCGCGCGCGCCGGCGGGATGCGGCTGGACACCCTCTTCATC
- a CDS encoding exonuclease SbcCD subunit D, which yields MRILHTSDWHIGRTFHGYTTIDALRGVLGEMASIVREEAIDLVIVAGDVFDSAAPAPECYTVLTDALVGLREAGAQVIVTSGNHDSAARLGFQARLLRDGIHVLTDPTRLAAPITVVDAHGPVHVYGIPYLAPAQVRHLWPEAELRTQAQTLQHAMDLVRADRAERGGRSVVVSHCFAAGIEATPGLEREIRQGSLDVVPLAVFDGPDYVALGHIHGRQQLSDRVRYAGAPLHYGFGEKGRRRGVWIVDLDEAGLASVAWRNVSVPRRLEVLRAPLDDLLTDPRFADAESAWVSAEYTDALPQRDVMRRLQQRFPFCANVAHVPDRADAGVLASYAQRVRQARSDRELIDAFLGHVREGEAASPAEAELLRTTLAEKQDALVEAGA from the coding sequence ATGCGGATCCTGCACACCTCGGACTGGCACATCGGGCGTACCTTCCACGGTTACACCACGATCGACGCCCTGCGCGGTGTGCTCGGCGAGATGGCGTCGATCGTGCGCGAGGAGGCGATCGATCTCGTCATCGTGGCCGGCGATGTCTTCGACTCGGCCGCCCCCGCTCCCGAGTGCTACACCGTGCTGACCGACGCCCTCGTCGGGCTGCGCGAGGCCGGGGCGCAGGTGATCGTCACGAGCGGCAACCACGACTCGGCCGCGCGCCTCGGCTTCCAGGCACGGCTGCTGCGCGACGGGATCCACGTGCTCACCGATCCCACCCGCCTGGCCGCGCCCATCACGGTCGTAGACGCGCACGGCCCGGTGCACGTCTACGGCATCCCCTACCTCGCCCCGGCCCAGGTGCGTCACCTGTGGCCGGAGGCCGAACTGCGCACCCAGGCGCAGACCCTGCAGCACGCGATGGATCTCGTGCGCGCCGACCGCGCGGAGCGCGGCGGTCGCTCGGTCGTCGTCTCGCACTGCTTCGCGGCGGGGATCGAGGCGACGCCGGGGCTCGAACGCGAGATCCGGCAGGGTTCTCTCGACGTCGTTCCGCTGGCGGTGTTCGACGGGCCCGACTACGTCGCGCTCGGCCACATCCACGGTCGTCAGCAGCTCAGCGACCGCGTGCGCTACGCGGGTGCGCCGCTGCACTACGGCTTCGGTGAGAAGGGGCGTCGTCGAGGCGTCTGGATCGTCGACCTCGACGAGGCGGGGCTCGCGTCGGTCGCCTGGCGCAATGTCAGCGTCCCGCGCCGTCTCGAGGTACTGCGTGCACCGTTGGACGACCTGCTCACCGATCCGCGTTTCGCCGACGCCGAGTCGGCATGGGTGAGCGCCGAGTACACCGACGCGCTGCCGCAGCGCGACGTCATGCGCCGGTTGCAGCAGCGTTTCCCGTTCTGCGCGAACGTGGCGCACGTCCCCGACCGTGCCGATGCCGGGGTTCTCGCCAGCTACGCGCAGCGCGTCCGCCAGGCACGCAGCGACCGCGAGCTCATCGACGCGTTCCTCGGTCACGTCCGCGAGGGCGAAGCCGCGTCGCCCGCCGAAGCGGAGCTGCTGCGCACCACGCTCGCCGAGAAGCAGGACGCCCTCGTCGAGGCCGGGGCGTGA
- a CDS encoding GNAT family N-acetyltransferase: MTEFRFEDQTDASRYALYLGDDLVSVLDYRDDGRSVSMTRAFTVPSFRGHGYAGEIVERAVSLLEQAGDRQIVPMCWYVADWFAAHPERAGILQQRV; this comes from the coding sequence GTGACCGAGTTCCGCTTCGAAGACCAGACGGATGCCTCTCGCTACGCGCTGTACCTGGGCGACGACCTCGTGAGCGTGCTCGACTATCGCGACGACGGGCGCAGCGTCTCGATGACGCGGGCCTTCACCGTCCCCAGCTTCCGCGGCCACGGCTACGCGGGGGAGATCGTCGAGCGCGCCGTGAGCCTGCTCGAGCAGGCGGGCGACCGTCAGATCGTCCCGATGTGCTGGTACGTCGCCGACTGGTTCGCCGCCCATCCCGAGCGCGCGGGCATCCTCCAGCAGCGCGTCTGA